A stretch of DNA from Elusimicrobiota bacterium:
TGTGCCCCATGGAAGAAAATAACCTTGCAAAACTTAAAAGAACCCTGAAGGATTATCAACTGATATAAAGTTCTAAAATAAGGAGAAAGTTATGAAAAAAATAAAGCTGGCAGGCTTAATAACAATTTTTGGATTAACCCTTGGGTTAAATATAAAGGCATCTACGCTTAACACTGAGACTTCGCCTGCTGTTGCAACAATTACTGATTTTTCAGGACTAGTGGTAATAAAAAGAGCAGATCCGGGGAGCAAATGGGTACAAGCAAGGCTCTACACGCCGCTGGAAAAAAATGACACAATAAAAACCCAGAATAATTCTTCTGCGGAAATAACTTTAGAAGACGGCTCTATTTTCAGAATAGAGCATAATACCGAGCTTTGCCTGCAAAATTTGGAATATAGCAAGGAAAGCAAAAAACAGAATTTTATTATGAAGTTATTCAGCGGAATTTTATTGACTAATGCGGAAAAAACAGGAAATCCTGAGTCACAGATAGCTATTCACACCCCTACAGCAGTTCTTTCAGTAAGAGGGACAGAATTCGTGGTAGATATCGAAGACGAAAACACAACAAACGTAGGAGTGCTCAGCGGTTATGTATCCGCCAGAAGCTATTCGCAGGATAACCAGCTATCGAAAGAAGAAACGATGGTAAAGGTTGACCAGGAAACTCAAATAAAGAAATTTCAACCGCCCTTAAAACCTTATGCGCTGAGAGAAAGAATTTTGCGGCATAAGGAACTGTTGTTAAAATTAAGGGAAAGAAGAATACACATTCGTGCTAACTGGAAAAATATTGTTGCTAACAGAACTAAAATACGCCAAAAACTCCGTAAAAGAATTGAAGCAAATCCCCAGCTAAACTCGCCCGAACAACGCGAGAATATTAAGGAAAGAATCCAGCAAAGAAATAAGAAGCAAATTCAAAATAGAAAAAGATAATATACTCAATATCCTTCCAAGCGGATAGCATTGAGTATTAAAGGGGTAGTAATGACGAAAATATTAGTTATGGGCATTTGCGGTAACATGGGTTCCAGGATTGCCGCGCTTGCAAAAGAGGATTCTGGTATTGAAATGGTTGGAGGCACGGAACTAAAAGACAGCCCTGCAATTTACGGTTCGCAAATAGTTGATGATTTAAACAAAGTTATAGACAAAGCGGACGTCTTGATTGATTTTACAACAATCCCTTCAACTTTAAACAACCTGAAAATTGCAGAAAAAGCAAAAAAAGCTATGATAATAGGCACCACGGGTTTTAAGGATGAAGAACTTGCTGTAATTAAAAACGCTTCAAAAAATATCCCGATAGTCTTATCGCCTAATATGAGCGTAGGCATAAACCTGCTTTTTAAACTAGTAAAAGAAATTGCTCAGGTGGTGCCGCATTATGACATAGAAATTGTCGAAGCCCATCACAACCAGAAAAAAGATGCTCCTTCAGGCACAGCGGTAAAACTTGCCCAGGAAATTAACAGTGTTTTGGATAACAAGCTGAAAAAAGTTACCGGCAGGGACGGCATATGCGGGCCCAGGGAAAAAAATGAAATAGGTATCCTGTCTGTGCGCGCCGGCGATATTGTAGGAGACCATACCATTATGTATGCCGGTCCGGGAGAACGCATAGAGCTAACCCACCGCGCCCACTCGCGCGATATTTTTGCAAGCGGCGCTTTAGTGGCAGCAAAATGGATATCAGGCAAAAAACCGGGCCTATACAACATGCAGGATGTGCTGTTTTAAAGGAATACCCGCCATATGCTTCTTAGCGCATGGAATGGCGGGTTAAAAAGGATGAAATGAAATATTCAAACAGCGTAGAAAAATTACCGCCGTACCTTTTTATAGAAATCGACAAAAAAAAGAAAGAACTTATAGACAAAGGCGTTGATATCATCAGTTTCGGTGTCGGTGATCCCGACAAACCTACTCCAAAACATATTATTAAAGCGGGCCAGAAAGCTCTCTTAAACCCGGTTTATCACCAATATCCTTTTGGTTCAGGCTTAAAAAAATACAGGCAGGCAATCGCTGAATACTTTAATAGAAGATTCGGCGTTTTATTAGATCCGGATACGCAAATACATTCTAATATCGGTTCAAAAGAAGCTATCGGCCATCTACCGCTTGCTTTTATAAACCCTGGCGACGTGGTACTGATACCTGAACCGGGATACCCTGTGTATAACTCAGGAACGATTTTCGCCGGTGCCCGGGCGTACTTCATGCCTCTACTGGAAAAAAATGATTTTTTACCTGACCTTTCAATAATTCCTGAGGAAATCCTAAGCCGCGCAAAATTAATGTTCCTGAATTACCCGAACAACCCGACAGCGGCAGTGGCAACTAAAAGTTTTTTTGAGAAAGTTGTCGCGTTCGCGAAAAAATACAATATAATAGTCGCCCATGACGCGGCTTACGCCGAAATGTATTACGATAAAAAACATCCCCCTATTTCCTTTCTTTCGATACCCGGCGCAATGGATATTGGAATTGAAATACATTCGCTTTCTAAAACCTACAACATGACCGGCTGGCGTATCGGCTGGGTTTGCGGCAATGCGGATTTAATAACCGGGTTCTCAAAAGTAAAAAATAATTATGACAGCGGTGTTTTTTCGGCAATACAGGCCGCAGCTATTGCCGCATTGTCTTCTTCGCAAAAATGCGTAGAAGACTCGCGGAAAATGTATAAAGCGAGGCGCGGTGTGCTTGTTGAAGGGCTTAACAAAACCGGCTTCAGCGTAAGGCAGCCCCAGGCAACATTTTATGTCTGGGCGCGTGTGCCAAACGGGCATACATCCGCCCAGACAGCTCAAAAACTTCTAAGCGAAGCAGGCATAGTAGTTACACCCGGAAACGGCCTGGGCAAATCAGGAGAAGGTTATGTGCGTTTTGTAATAACCCAGGAAGTGAAACGTATTAAAGAAGCTTTAGAGCGCATACAGAAAATCATTTGGTGAAACTAAATATGGCAAAAGTATATATCGGCGTAGGAAGCAACCTCGGTGATAAAAGAGAAAATATTTTCAAGGCGCTTGAAATGCTCAATCAGGCAAGTGAAATAGAAATCAACAAATGCTCGTCAATATATAAGACAAAACCTTTTGGCCATATCAGACAGCCTGATTTTTTTAATGCCGCCTGGGAAGTTGAAACAGCCCTTCAACCGGAAATATTATTGGCTGTTTTAAAAAATATTGAGAGAAAAATCGGCAGAAAGAAAACTTTCCGCTGGGGCCCAAGAGTTATTGACCTGGATATTTTGACCTACGGAAATAAAAAAATAAAAACAAAAAATTTGACAGTTCCTCATCCTGAGATGCAGCATAGGGATTTTGTACTGCAGCCATTAAGAGAAATAAAATGAAAACGATGTTTGCGCCCTGGAGAATGAAATTCATCACAAGCAAAAAAGAGAAGGGCTGCATATTCTGTAGAACACTTAAATCTAAGGAAGACAAAAAAAATCTAGTATTATACCGTTCGAAAACCGCTTTTGTAATTCTTAACCTTTATCCTTACACCAACGGCCATCTGATGATAGTGCCGAAAAAACATACAAATAAGATTGAAAACCTTAATTCCTCGGAGCTTTGCGAACTTATGAAGTTGGTTCAACTCTCAGTAAAAGCTCTGGACAAAACCTACAAACCGCAAGGGTATAATATCGGCATGAATATAGGCAAGTGCGGAGGCGCCGGCATCGCGGGCCACATTCACATACATGTAGTTCCGCGCTGGCTCGGAGATACGAATTTTACATCTGCAATTTGCGAAACTAAAGTAATACCGGAATCATTGGCCGAAACTTATAAAAAATTAAAAAAAGTAATTGAGGTGCCCCATGTTTAGTTCATTTACTCTAAAATCAATTTTCATACAAAGCTGGCCGATAGTCAGCTTATTGCTTCTTTTATCGATTGCCTGCTGGGCAATTATACTGGAACGCTGGTTCAGATTCAGAAAAAGTTCGCAATTCACCACTGCTCTGGAGAACAAAGTAAAAACACTTGTAGAACAAAAAAAACTTTCCGAAGCTAATTCAGTGGCTGTTAAATATACGAATTCAATAGCAAAACTGTACGGTGAAATTCTTAAAAGCCATTCTAAAAACCCAGACGATATGGAACGGTTGATGTTTAGAAGCATACGCCTTGAACTTGAAGACCTCAATAAAAACCTGGTTTTTCTGGGCACAGTCGGCAGCACTACACCGTTTATTGGGCTTTTTGGAACCGTTATAGGAATTATCAAAGCGTTTAAAGCGCTGAGTTTAACAAGTTCCGCCGGCCCGGCTGTTGTGGCTAACGGTATTTCCGAAGCGCTGGTTAATACAGCCCTGGGTTTATTTGTTGCTATCCCGGCTGTTGTAGCATACAACTTTTTTATAAACAGAATTAAAAAAACGGCAACCATACTTGAAGTTACCGGAGAGGATTTAATAGATAGGCTGGAAGAAAAATGAGGGCAGGGTATTCATAATGAAGAGAAACTACTCCACTATTGACGAAAAATACGCGCCTTTTGCAGAAATCAACATGATTCCTTTTATTGATATCGCGCTGGTCCTGCTTATAATATTTATGATAATGACCCCGATAATGGTACAATCTGTGCTTAAAGTGAACCTTCCTAAAGCCGCAACAGCAATTTCATCCAGCGACGAAGTTTTTGAAATTCAGGTAGAAAAAGACGGAACCATAATAATAAGAGGCCGCAGAATTTCTAAGGAATCGCTGCAGAGCAATCTTATTGCCTATCTAACAAGTTCAGGCAAAAATTCGGTTCTGATACAGGCAGACAAAGATGTCCCTTTTGAAGATGTAGTTTATGTGATGGATGTCGCCAAAAAATCCGGAGCCGTAAAACTTGGCGTGGCCGTAAAGGGAACGGAGCTTAATTAACAGGCTAGCATGACCAAATTTTTAGCCTATTCTACAGGCCTTCATTTAACAATATTTTTCCTAATCTTTAGTTCGTTTTTTTTCCAGCGCCATGTTGACGTTTCCATGTATTACGGAGTTGATTTTGTAGGAACAATCGGCGGAAGCGCTCAAAAACCCAGCACTGATATAAAAACCAAAGAAAGTAAAATAATAACCATCCCGAAGGTAACTAAAGACGATTTGCAAATAAAAACAAAAAACACAAAAACTAAAGATTTGGTAAGAAGGCTGGTTGACAGGGAAAACCCGCCTGCCCAGGTGATAAATCCCGAAGGTAACGCAGGCGCCGGTAACTCAGGCCTCCCTTTCGGCCAGGGAGGAGGAGGGATTTCCGTTTCAAACTTTCCTTATAACTGGTATCTGTCAATTTTAAGGGACAGGCTTATGTCCCGCTGGAATGAAGGATCCTCATTAAGCAAAAAACAGGTATGCAGTGTGATGTTTGTTATTGAAAAGGATGGTTCTTTAGGCGATTTATCAATAGAACGCAGTTCCGGCGACGGTTATTTTGATCACGTCGCTTTAAGGTCTGTAGAGTATTCCCAGCCTTTCCCCCCGCTTCCGGAAGACTTCAAAGAAAACGAATTAAGAGTCCACGTCGACTTCAAAGTCGCCCAATAACTACTTCTTTGTCGCAACTATTGCGCCGATGGCTTTTACGATTTCCGGCTGTAATTTTTCATCGGCATCCTTCAGGCATACAGATAAAGTCCCAATAGCCGCGCGGTCACCTATCACACCAAGAGCCTCAACTATCGCAAATTGAATTTCCGGCTTATTCTCTTCTTTCAATCTTTCGCAAAGATAAGGAACTGAAGCTTTAGCCTTAAGTGATTTTAAAATACCGACACATAAACTGCGTGTTTTAGGGTCTGAACTGTCCAGCATTTCAGAAATCTTTTCAATAGCATCCGCTCCCCCGATTGAACCTAAAGCAGAAATTACAGAAAACCTTACAACTGGGTTAAAATCCTTCAACGCTTCGCTTAATACCCCAACCACTGTTTCATTTCCAATAACTGCCATTTTGTCTATCACGCTTAATTTTATCGAAAGGTCCTTGTCTTTTGCGGCTTCTGCCAGGGCTACCAGCGCATCAGGATGGTTAATGTTTCCGATTATTCCTATGGCTTTTACACGCAGTTTCTTGTCTGATTCGCTTAATACAGTTTTTAGCGGCTGTATTATCGCCGGGCTGCCAATTTTTGCCAACTCGTCAACAGCCTGATTTTTTACATTCGAATCCTTGTCCTTTAGCGCTTTACTTAGAGCAACAATTACTTTTTCATTGCCTATTTTTCCCAATGCAATAACGGACGCCAATCTTACCTTTGAGTCCTTATCGTCCAGCATGGATCCGATTACAGATATAAGGTTTTCGCTTTTAAGCTCGCCTAATGCTTCAAGAGCGTAGCCGCGTACAGCGACTTCCTTATCTTTAAGAGCAATTTTCAATCCTTCAACAGCCCTTTCATCAGTCATTGCTGCAAGTTCTACAACGGCCTGATAGCGGACTTTATATGATTTGTCTTTAAGGCTATTGAGTGCTTTGTCCAAATCTGATACTGCGGCTGGTGCATTAGTTTCGGCGGGAGCTGGCGTTGCGACCGTCGCAGGTGCTGGTGCTGCATTTTGTGCCTGTAAAATACCAGCTAATAAAACCGAACAAAAAACCAAAACAAAAATTCTTCTCATTTTACCCTCCGTTTTTGTATTTGTACGGTTATACCAAATAATTTGAT
This window harbors:
- a CDS encoding FecR family protein produces the protein MKKIKLAGLITIFGLTLGLNIKASTLNTETSPAVATITDFSGLVVIKRADPGSKWVQARLYTPLEKNDTIKTQNNSSAEITLEDGSIFRIEHNTELCLQNLEYSKESKKQNFIMKLFSGILLTNAEKTGNPESQIAIHTPTAVLSVRGTEFVVDIEDENTTNVGVLSGYVSARSYSQDNQLSKEETMVKVDQETQIKKFQPPLKPYALRERILRHKELLLKLRERRIHIRANWKNIVANRTKIRQKLRKRIEANPQLNSPEQRENIKERIQQRNKKQIQNRKR
- the dapB gene encoding 4-hydroxy-tetrahydrodipicolinate reductase; the encoded protein is MTKILVMGICGNMGSRIAALAKEDSGIEMVGGTELKDSPAIYGSQIVDDLNKVIDKADVLIDFTTIPSTLNNLKIAEKAKKAMIIGTTGFKDEELAVIKNASKNIPIVLSPNMSVGINLLFKLVKEIAQVVPHYDIEIVEAHHNQKKDAPSGTAVKLAQEINSVLDNKLKKVTGRDGICGPREKNEIGILSVRAGDIVGDHTIMYAGPGERIELTHRAHSRDIFASGALVAAKWISGKKPGLYNMQDVLF
- a CDS encoding LL-diaminopimelate aminotransferase; translated protein: MKYSNSVEKLPPYLFIEIDKKKKELIDKGVDIISFGVGDPDKPTPKHIIKAGQKALLNPVYHQYPFGSGLKKYRQAIAEYFNRRFGVLLDPDTQIHSNIGSKEAIGHLPLAFINPGDVVLIPEPGYPVYNSGTIFAGARAYFMPLLEKNDFLPDLSIIPEEILSRAKLMFLNYPNNPTAAVATKSFFEKVVAFAKKYNIIVAHDAAYAEMYYDKKHPPISFLSIPGAMDIGIEIHSLSKTYNMTGWRIGWVCGNADLITGFSKVKNNYDSGVFSAIQAAAIAALSSSQKCVEDSRKMYKARRGVLVEGLNKTGFSVRQPQATFYVWARVPNGHTSAQTAQKLLSEAGIVVTPGNGLGKSGEGYVRFVITQEVKRIKEALERIQKIIW
- the folK gene encoding 2-amino-4-hydroxy-6-hydroxymethyldihydropteridine diphosphokinase yields the protein MAKVYIGVGSNLGDKRENIFKALEMLNQASEIEINKCSSIYKTKPFGHIRQPDFFNAAWEVETALQPEILLAVLKNIERKIGRKKTFRWGPRVIDLDILTYGNKKIKTKNLTVPHPEMQHRDFVLQPLREIK
- a CDS encoding HIT domain-containing protein, yielding MKTMFAPWRMKFITSKKEKGCIFCRTLKSKEDKKNLVLYRSKTAFVILNLYPYTNGHLMIVPKKHTNKIENLNSSELCELMKLVQLSVKALDKTYKPQGYNIGMNIGKCGGAGIAGHIHIHVVPRWLGDTNFTSAICETKVIPESLAETYKKLKKVIEVPHV
- a CDS encoding MotA/TolQ/ExbB proton channel family protein, which gives rise to MFSSFTLKSIFIQSWPIVSLLLLLSIACWAIILERWFRFRKSSQFTTALENKVKTLVEQKKLSEANSVAVKYTNSIAKLYGEILKSHSKNPDDMERLMFRSIRLELEDLNKNLVFLGTVGSTTPFIGLFGTVIGIIKAFKALSLTSSAGPAVVANGISEALVNTALGLFVAIPAVVAYNFFINRIKKTATILEVTGEDLIDRLEEK
- a CDS encoding biopolymer transporter ExbD, which translates into the protein MKRNYSTIDEKYAPFAEINMIPFIDIALVLLIIFMIMTPIMVQSVLKVNLPKAATAISSSDEVFEIQVEKDGTIIIRGRRISKESLQSNLIAYLTSSGKNSVLIQADKDVPFEDVVYVMDVAKKSGAVKLGVAVKGTELN
- a CDS encoding TonB family protein; its protein translation is MTKFLAYSTGLHLTIFFLIFSSFFFQRHVDVSMYYGVDFVGTIGGSAQKPSTDIKTKESKIITIPKVTKDDLQIKTKNTKTKDLVRRLVDRENPPAQVINPEGNAGAGNSGLPFGQGGGGISVSNFPYNWYLSILRDRLMSRWNEGSSLSKKQVCSVMFVIEKDGSLGDLSIERSSGDGYFDHVALRSVEYSQPFPPLPEDFKENELRVHVDFKVAQ
- a CDS encoding HEAT repeat domain-containing protein, coding for MRRIFVLVFCSVLLAGILQAQNAAPAPATVATPAPAETNAPAAVSDLDKALNSLKDKSYKVRYQAVVELAAMTDERAVEGLKIALKDKEVAVRGYALEALGELKSENLISVIGSMLDDKDSKVRLASVIALGKIGNEKVIVALSKALKDKDSNVKNQAVDELAKIGSPAIIQPLKTVLSESDKKLRVKAIGIIGNINHPDALVALAEAAKDKDLSIKLSVIDKMAVIGNETVVGVLSEALKDFNPVVRFSVISALGSIGGADAIEKISEMLDSSDPKTRSLCVGILKSLKAKASVPYLCERLKEENKPEIQFAIVEALGVIGDRAAIGTLSVCLKDADEKLQPEIVKAIGAIVATKK